One genomic region from Halococcus qingdaonensis encodes:
- a CDS encoding SDR family oxidoreductase, translated as MDLELDGNAALVTASTSGLGLASAKALAAAGANVALCGRSADTLDAARETVAGVGTGDVLAVEADITDGDDVERLVDETVAAFGGLDHLVTSAGGPPSGPFLDIAEEEWYAAYDLLVMSVVRTLTATHPHLEASDAGTWVAITSTSVAEPIEGLVLSNAVRRGVTGVVDTVAREFAPDIRANAVLPGSHETPRIEELVEAGVERGEYDSYEEGLADWSDGIPLERVGEPRELGDAVAFLSSARASFITGAALPVDGGTLRG; from the coding sequence ATGGATCTCGAACTCGACGGCAACGCGGCGCTCGTCACGGCGAGTACGAGCGGGCTCGGACTCGCGAGTGCAAAAGCGCTCGCCGCGGCGGGAGCGAACGTCGCGCTCTGCGGGCGGAGCGCCGACACACTCGACGCAGCGCGCGAAACCGTCGCAGGTGTAGGAACGGGCGACGTGCTCGCGGTCGAGGCGGACATCACCGACGGCGACGACGTCGAACGACTCGTCGACGAGACGGTCGCGGCGTTCGGTGGGCTCGATCACCTCGTCACGTCGGCCGGCGGCCCGCCGAGCGGACCGTTCCTCGACATCGCCGAGGAAGAGTGGTACGCGGCGTACGATCTGCTCGTGATGAGTGTCGTCCGGACATTGACGGCAACCCATCCGCATCTCGAAGCCAGCGACGCCGGCACGTGGGTCGCCATCACTTCGACGAGCGTCGCGGAACCGATCGAAGGGCTCGTCCTGTCGAACGCGGTCCGGCGCGGCGTCACGGGCGTGGTCGATACCGTCGCGCGGGAGTTCGCGCCCGACATCCGTGCGAACGCCGTGCTGCCGGGCAGTCACGAGACGCCGCGCATCGAGGAACTCGTCGAGGCCGGCGTCGAGCGCGGCGAGTACGACAGTTACGAAGAGGGGCTGGCCGACTGGTCCGATGGCATCCCTCTCGAACGGGTCGGTGAGCCGCGCGAACTCGGCGACGCGGTGGCGTTCCTGTCGAGCGCGCGGGCGAGTTTCATCACTGGGGCGGCGCTCCCGGTCGATGGCGGTACGTTGCGAGGCTGA
- a CDS encoding Tfx family DNA-binding protein, whose amino-acid sequence MADEVDDVLSRIGFDPATSVLTRRQATVLVLRERGLKQRTIAERLDTSRANVAGIEASARENVARARETVAFVDALEAPVRVPVAAETDLYDVPQQIYDACDEAGVKVNYTAPELMNAIGERAGEAVRGREVRESLLVGVTREGEVRVRHDGAIQEQEL is encoded by the coding sequence ATGGCCGACGAGGTGGACGACGTTCTTTCACGGATCGGGTTCGATCCGGCGACCAGCGTGCTCACGCGCCGCCAAGCGACAGTGTTGGTGCTGCGCGAGCGCGGGTTGAAACAGCGGACGATCGCCGAGCGCCTCGATACCTCGCGGGCGAACGTCGCCGGTATCGAGGCGAGTGCGCGGGAAAACGTCGCGCGCGCCCGCGAGACCGTGGCGTTCGTCGACGCGCTCGAAGCGCCGGTTCGCGTTCCGGTAGCCGCCGAGACCGACCTCTACGACGTTCCTCAGCAGATCTACGACGCCTGCGACGAGGCCGGCGTGAAGGTGAACTACACCGCGCCGGAGCTGATGAACGCTATCGGCGAGCGGGCCGGCGAGGCGGTGCGCGGTCGCGAGGTCCGGGAGTCGTTGCTGGTTGGCGTCACCCGCGAGGGTGAGGTGCGGGTGCGTCACGACGGGGCGATCCAGGAACAGGAGCTATAG